A genomic region of Jeotgalibaca ciconiae contains the following coding sequences:
- a CDS encoding nuclease-related domain-containing protein codes for MIYKKRTRPTNLIMMESLFCRMKLKPEDKYYYFSLRKGYEKECLYDKLINGKVDDCMVFNDLTFKSGQRYFQIDSLIIQENIAFIYEIKGFSGSYFYGEEFFSSKKEYQPDNPLNQLVKTKNRLREIFKARGINLQIEGYIIFINSEFTLYNLPEIPSFILPSQIHEHIDNIQKSTCCKVKNQERIIQVLHEEHVLEYPYKELPPYTFEDLKKGLYCKKCFSFDLEYGRRKYTCRKCSYQQIMIQRILEAVEEYRILFSEEKITTSQIYRWCGEEIKLDRIKYCLKKNFQAIGKNKATYYV; via the coding sequence ATGATTTATAAAAAACGCACTAGACCAACAAATTTAATAATGATGGAGTCGTTATTCTGCAGGATGAAGCTAAAACCCGAAGACAAATACTATTATTTTTCATTGAGAAAGGGTTATGAGAAAGAGTGCCTATACGATAAGTTAATCAATGGGAAGGTAGATGACTGTATGGTTTTTAATGATTTAACGTTTAAATCAGGACAACGTTATTTTCAAATTGATTCATTGATTATCCAAGAGAATATTGCTTTTATTTACGAAATTAAAGGATTTTCTGGTTCCTATTTTTATGGTGAGGAGTTTTTTTCTTCCAAAAAAGAATATCAACCAGATAATCCTTTAAATCAGTTAGTTAAAACCAAGAATCGGCTCAGAGAGATTTTTAAAGCACGTGGGATAAATCTACAAATCGAGGGATATATTATCTTTATCAATTCTGAATTCACGCTTTACAACCTTCCTGAGATTCCATCTTTTATTTTACCGAGCCAAATTCACGAACACATCGATAACATACAAAAATCTACTTGCTGTAAAGTAAAGAATCAAGAACGTATCATCCAAGTTTTACATGAAGAGCATGTTCTGGAATACCCTTATAAAGAGCTGCCTCCATATACCTTTGAAGATTTGAAGAAGGGATTGTATTGCAAAAAATGTTTTTCGTTTGATTTGGAGTACGGAAGAAGAAAATACACATGCAGAAAATGCAGCTACCAACAAATAATGATACAGCGTATTTTGGAAGCGGTAGAAGAGTATAGAATTTTATTTTCTGAGGAAAAAATAACTACTAGCCAGATTTATAGATGGTGTGGAGAAGAGATAAAATTAGATAGAATAAAGTATTGCTTAAAGAAAAACTTCCAAGCTATAGGGAAAAATAAAGCAACTTATTATGTTTAA
- a CDS encoding aminopeptidase: MVLPNFEENLQKYAKLLVSKGINVQEGHTVVINIDVEQASFARLLVKEAYALGAEEVVVKWADDVITREKYLHTPEERLTDIPQYKIDESNDMLERKASRLSVRSSDPDALNGVDSKKLGAVMTATSKALMAQRIATQANKVSWTVASASGAAWAAKVFPELETEEEQVDALWDEIFKTCRVYEENPIKAWDDHETRLRSKADVLNEEQFDALHYTTPEGTDLTVGMPKNHIWDSAGAINAQGEEFVANMPTEEVFSAPDGRRIDGVVKSTKPLSYSGNIIDGMTFTFKDGSVVEVSAEKGEDVLKNLVEDNDGARSLGEVALVPHKSPISQSGLVFFNTLFDENASNHLALGSAYAFSVQGGTEMSQEELAEAGLNRSNVHVDFMIGSETMNIDGIRKDGSKMPIFRNGDWAF; this comes from the coding sequence ATGGTATTACCAAACTTTGAAGAAAACTTGCAGAAATATGCAAAATTACTCGTTTCAAAAGGAATTAACGTACAAGAGGGCCATACAGTTGTGATCAACATCGATGTGGAGCAAGCTTCATTCGCTCGCCTTCTAGTAAAAGAAGCTTATGCTTTAGGAGCTGAAGAAGTAGTCGTTAAATGGGCTGATGATGTCATTACCCGTGAAAAATATCTACACACACCAGAAGAACGTTTAACAGATATTCCTCAATATAAAATTGATGAGTCTAACGACATGTTAGAACGCAAAGCAAGCCGTTTATCTGTTCGTTCCTCTGATCCAGATGCGTTAAATGGCGTAGATAGTAAAAAATTGGGTGCAGTTATGACTGCAACAAGTAAGGCTTTGATGGCTCAACGAATTGCTACACAAGCAAATAAAGTTTCCTGGACTGTTGCTTCTGCATCAGGTGCTGCTTGGGCTGCAAAAGTTTTCCCTGAATTGGAAACGGAAGAAGAACAAGTAGATGCTTTATGGGATGAAATTTTCAAAACTTGTCGCGTATACGAAGAAAATCCTATCAAAGCATGGGACGATCATGAAACTCGTTTGCGTTCAAAAGCTGACGTTTTGAATGAAGAACAATTTGACGCATTACACTACACTACTCCTGAAGGCACAGATTTAACGGTTGGTATGCCTAAAAATCATATTTGGGATTCTGCTGGTGCTATTAATGCACAAGGTGAAGAATTTGTCGCAAACATGCCTACCGAAGAAGTTTTCTCTGCTCCGGATGGCCGCCGCATTGATGGCGTTGTAAAATCTACAAAACCATTGAGCTATAGCGGAAACATCATTGATGGCATGACCTTTACTTTCAAAGACGGTTCTGTTGTAGAAGTAAGTGCTGAAAAAGGCGAAGATGTTCTGAAAAACTTGGTAGAAGATAATGATGGAGCACGCAGCTTAGGTGAAGTTGCATTAGTTCCACACAAATCTCCTATTTCTCAATCTGGCCTGGTATTCTTCAATACTTTGTTTGATGAAAATGCATCCAATCACTTGGCTCTTGGTTCTGCCTACGCATTCAGTGTTCAAGGCGGTACTGAAATGTCTCAAGAAGAATTAGCTGAAGCTGGTTTAAACCGCTCCAACGTTCACGTTGACTTCATGATTGGTTCTGAAACAATGAATATCGACGGAATCCGTAAAGACGGCAGCAAGATGCCAATCTTCCGCAATGGAGACTGGGCTTTCTAA
- a CDS encoding putative periplasmic lipoprotein has translation MKKLSLLFIASFTLAACAAENNSDSSEAVESMETIESEVSSAPESVETSEHSSQESETASEDLEGVTEEELANAESVSEYDSYEELVYQDVFNPEQYQGSIVTDNQGKRIFLFSDGQNQIYKTIYIKHDNRLKIIDLQKDDLVYNKIIQ, from the coding sequence ATGAAAAAATTATCATTATTGTTTATAGCAAGCTTTACATTGGCGGCTTGTGCAGCCGAAAATAACTCTGACAGCTCAGAAGCTGTGGAATCTATGGAAACGATAGAATCTGAAGTATCAAGTGCTCCAGAATCGGTTGAAACTTCAGAGCATTCTTCTCAAGAATCAGAGACTGCTTCAGAAGATTTGGAGGGTGTCACAGAGGAAGAGTTGGCAAATGCTGAATCTGTTTCCGAATATGATTCATACGAAGAGCTGGTATATCAGGATGTATTCAATCCTGAGCAGTATCAAGGATCCATTGTCACTGACAATCAAGGAAAACGGATTTTTCTATTTAGTGACGGTCAAAATCAAATCTACAAAACCATCTATATCAAACATGATAACCGTCTTAAAATTATTGATCTTCAGAAAGATGATCTAGTTTACAATAAAATAATTCAATAA
- a CDS encoding flavodoxin, which produces MTQALIVYASLTGNTEEIADITAELFEEAGVDVDVVECVQADPADYEDYDYCIVASYTYGVDGDLPDEIMDFYEELEEFDLTGKVFGVVGSGDTFYEEFCTAVDDFEEQFAKTGATKGAAGVKIDLNAEEEDVENLKAFVKGMVETYESMLGN; this is translated from the coding sequence ATGACACAGGCTTTAATTGTCTATGCAAGTTTGACAGGAAATACGGAAGAGATTGCTGATATTACAGCGGAATTATTTGAGGAAGCTGGTGTGGATGTTGACGTCGTTGAGTGCGTCCAAGCAGACCCTGCAGATTATGAAGACTATGATTATTGTATCGTAGCAAGTTATACTTATGGAGTCGATGGCGACTTACCGGATGAAATCATGGACTTTTACGAAGAATTAGAGGAATTTGATTTAACGGGAAAAGTCTTTGGTGTTGTAGGTTCGGGCGATACTTTTTATGAAGAATTTTGTACAGCTGTCGATGATTTTGAAGAGCAGTTTGCAAAAACTGGTGCTACAAAAGGTGCAGCAGGAGTAAAAATTGATTTGAATGCTGAAGAAGAAGATGTAGAAAATCTAAAAGCATTTGTTAAAGGAATGGTTGAAACATACGAATCTATGTTAGGTAACTAA
- a CDS encoding Gfo/Idh/MocA family protein — protein MMKEVVWGMIGCGDVTEKKTAPSLYKAEGSRLKAVYSRTKEKAEDWVQRHGHGQVYETVEELLADQEINAVYIATPPASHYDYAIQILEAGKVPLIEKPMASTYEQCQAIIKRGKEKNLPVYVNFYRRGLDKINKIKELLEKDTIGIPLTIESRHFAKAAPEDYDRTNLPWRLRPEAGGGKALDTQVHVLDYLSYLFGEISSVKGFAENRRGLYEVEDTTVATFRFKNGVLGTATWCYVADYYLDEVTVTGTKGKMSFSGTGVTDLIVNGQAVEFENPEHVGLAYIQQIINELLGKGKSPANTIQAARTIQIFDELLKDNYRK, from the coding sequence ATGATGAAAGAAGTTGTTTGGGGAATGATTGGCTGCGGAGATGTGACGGAAAAAAAGACAGCACCTTCACTTTATAAAGCAGAGGGTTCTCGTTTGAAAGCAGTCTACAGCCGTACAAAAGAAAAAGCTGAAGACTGGGTTCAACGTCACGGCCATGGTCAAGTTTACGAGACCGTAGAGGAATTGCTGGCAGATCAAGAAATAAATGCGGTTTATATTGCAACGCCGCCAGCAAGTCACTATGATTATGCCATTCAAATTTTAGAAGCTGGAAAAGTTCCATTAATCGAAAAACCGATGGCAAGTACTTATGAACAATGTCAAGCTATTATTAAACGAGGCAAGGAGAAAAATTTACCGGTATATGTCAATTTCTATCGTCGTGGATTAGATAAAATTAATAAGATAAAAGAACTGCTGGAAAAAGACACAATCGGTATTCCATTAACCATAGAAAGCAGACATTTTGCTAAAGCGGCACCTGAGGATTACGACAGGACTAACTTGCCTTGGCGCCTCCGTCCAGAAGCAGGCGGTGGAAAAGCGCTTGATACGCAAGTTCATGTACTTGATTATTTAAGCTATTTGTTTGGTGAAATTTCTTCCGTAAAAGGCTTCGCAGAAAACAGAAGGGGCCTCTATGAAGTAGAGGATACCACAGTTGCAACCTTCCGTTTTAAAAACGGCGTATTGGGTACCGCAACTTGGTGTTATGTTGCTGATTATTATCTTGATGAAGTAACGGTTACGGGCACAAAAGGAAAAATGTCTTTTTCAGGAACGGGTGTTACGGATTTAATTGTCAATGGACAAGCCGTTGAATTTGAAAATCCAGAACATGTTGGTTTAGCTTATATCCAACAAATCATAAACGAGTTACTTGGTAAAGGCAAAAGCCCAGCAAACACTATACAAGCAGCTCGAACGATTCAAATTTTTGATGAATTACTGAAGGATAACTACCGAAAATAA
- a CDS encoding PepSY domain-containing protein has protein sequence MMKIWKTVTFTAFSALTLAACNNSPAEVDGPPVDPGTGNETSSAVESAPPIDQNESVGESSADDSTVNVITLDEALDVYWQEYPEAQIEGVDFDKDWGEWTYEITGVFDNREYEVEINAVNSEIMNVDEDDVDNDNRYLNFDSIMDPQEAIDIARQEVAEDATLEGWNLDVDDDQNRPEYEIEFEGTDDRDVTLHAETGDIIEIDN, from the coding sequence ATGATGAAAATATGGAAAACAGTAACTTTTACAGCATTTTCAGCACTAACTTTAGCAGCTTGTAATAACAGTCCGGCTGAAGTAGATGGACCACCCGTTGATCCTGGCACAGGAAATGAAACTTCAAGTGCGGTTGAAAGTGCGCCTCCAATTGATCAGAACGAAAGCGTAGGAGAATCAAGTGCAGACGATTCTACTGTAAATGTAATTACCCTAGATGAAGCGTTGGATGTCTATTGGCAAGAGTACCCAGAAGCTCAAATTGAAGGAGTAGACTTTGATAAAGATTGGGGCGAATGGACCTACGAAATTACCGGTGTCTTTGATAACCGCGAGTATGAAGTAGAAATCAATGCAGTAAATTCAGAGATAATGAATGTTGATGAAGATGATGTGGATAATGATAATCGTTATTTGAATTTCGATTCAATCATGGATCCACAAGAAGCGATTGATATTGCACGCCAAGAAGTAGCGGAAGACGCTACCTTAGAAGGCTGGAACTTAGATGTAGACGATGATCAAAATCGTCCGGAATACGAAATAGAATTTGAAGGAACCGATGATCGTGACGTAACCCTTCATGCTGAAACAGGTGACATTATCGAAATTGACAACTAA